A DNA window from Sylvia atricapilla isolate bSylAtr1 chromosome 6, bSylAtr1.pri, whole genome shotgun sequence contains the following coding sequences:
- the TKFC gene encoding triokinase/FMN cyclase, giving the protein MEVPKKLVTTVSGCADDTLAGLVACNPGLRLLQGHRVVLRNDLAAIRGRVAVLSGGGSGHEPAHAGYVGKGMLTGVVAGAVFASPSVGSVLTAIRAVTQAGAAGVLLIVKNYTGDRLNFGMALERARAEGTDVRMVVVGDDCAFTTPGKAGRRGICGTVLIHKVAGALAEAGASLDEIEKKVTAAAKAMGTLGLSLSPCSIPGSKPSFQLAADEMELGLGIHGEAGVRRMKVLPADKAVETMLKHMTDPSNASHLSLTPGSSVVLVVNNLGGLSCLELGIVAGAAVRCLENRGISIARALVGSFMTALEMAGVSLTLMLVDEELVRLIDAKTTAMAWPNLLAGPATTRREEIPAPVEGPRKPQEETGTGPGSARVQRVLERVCSTLLDMQDRLNELDRGAGDGDCGHTHARAAQAIREWMRTRPPPAAPAQLLSALADVVLEEMGGSSGVLYGLFLTAAARSLRGRSDYPAWADAMDAGIEAMQRYGGAAPGDRTMLDSLFAAAQALRPLRSPGANLLQVLAAAVQSAEAAAEATRHMEAAAGRASYVRSSRLEQPDPGAVAVAAVLGAVLEGLRDTLGTSK; this is encoded by the exons ATGGAG GTCCCCAAAAAACTGGTGACAACGGTTTCTGGCTGTGCCGATGACACTTTGGCCGGGCTGGTGGCTTGCAATCCCGGGCTCCggctgctccagggacaccGGGTGGTCCTTCGGAATGACCTGGCAGCCATCCGTGGCCGTGTGGCCGTGCTGTCCGGGGGGGGCTCCGGCCACGAGCCCGCCCACGCAG GCTACGTCGGGAAGGGAATGCTGACCGGAGTGGTGGCCGGAGCTGTGTTTGCATCTCCGTCCGTGGGCAGCGTCCTGACGGCCATCAGGGCCGTGACACAGGCCGGAGCAG CCGGGGTCCTCCTGATCGTGAAGAACTACACCGGGGACCGTCTGAATTTCGGGATGGCCCTGGAGCGGGCGCGGGCCGAGGGGACGGACGTGCGGATGGTGGTGGTGGGCGACGACTGCGCCTTCACCACGCCGGGGAAAGCCGGGCGCCGCGGGATCTGCGGCACCGTCCTCATCCACAAG GTGGCGGGAGCTCTGGCCGAGGCGGGAGCGAGCTTGGATGAGATTGAGAAGAAGGTGACGGCAGCTGCCAAAGCCATGG GTACCCTGGGTCTCAGCCTGtctccctgcagcatcccaggatCCAAGCCCTCGTTCCAGCTGGCTGCGGACGAGATGGAGCTGGGGTTGG GGATCCACGGTGAGGCTGGAGTGCGTAGGATGAAG GTGCTGCCGGCAGATAAAGCTGTGGAGACGATGCTGAAGCACATGACGGATCCATCCAATGCCTCCCACCTGTCCCTGACCCCTG GATCCTCTGTGGTGCTCGTGGTGAACAACCTGGGCGGATtgtcctgcctggagctgggaattgtggctggagctgctgtgcgCTGCCTGG AGAACCGGGGGATCTCCATCGCCCGGGCCTTGGTGGGATCCTTCATGACGGCGCTGGAAATGGCCGGAGTCTCCCTCACCCTCATGCTGGTGGATGAGGAGCTGGTGAGGCTGATCG ATGCCAAGACCACGGCCATGGCGTGGCCCAACCTTCTCGCGGGACCGGCGACCACCCGGAGGGAGGAGATTCCAGCACCAGTAGAGGGACCCAGGAAGCCACAGGAAGAGACTGGAACTG GGCCAGGCTCGGCGCGGGTGCAGCGGGTCCTGGAGCGGGTGTGCAGCACCTTGCTGGATATGCAGGATAGGCTCAATGAGCTGGATCGGGGAGCTGGTGACGGGGACTGCGGCCACACGCACGCCCGGGCAGCCCAAG CTATCCGGGAATGGATGCGCACCCGGCCgcctccagctgccccagcccagctgctctccGCCCTGGCTGATGTGGTGCTGGAGGAGATGGGAGGCTCCTCTGGAGTG CTCTACGGGCTCTTCCTGACGGCGGCTGCCCGGAGCCTGCGCGGCCGCAGCGATTACCCAGCGTGGGCTGATGCCATGGATGCCGGGATTGAGGCCATGCAGAG GTACGGAGGAGCTGCGCCAGGCGACCGGACCATG ctggatTCGCTGTTTGCAGCCGCACAGGCTCTGCGCCCCCTGCGCAGTCCCGGTGCCAACCTGCTCCAAGTGCTTGCAGCAGCTGTCCAG AgcgcggaggcggcggcggaggcCACCAGGCACATGGAGGCTGCGGCGGGCAGAGCCAGCTACGTCCGCTCATCCCGGCTGGAACAGCCCGatcctggggctgtggcagtggcagcagtgctgggagcgGTGCTGGAAGGGCTGCGGGACACCCTGGGCACCTCCAAATAA
- the SDHAF2 gene encoding succinate dehydrogenase assembly factor 2, mitochondrial: MAAARLCSLRRHLLCSLIPQRSYRGNSPVDSGKDVLEIPLPPWQERPEEPLDTKRARLLYESRKRGMLENCILLSLFAKENLARMSKEQLNRYDRLINEPSNDWDIYYWATEAKPTPAEFDNDVMAMLREFAKNRNREQRLRQPDLEYLFEPPR; this comes from the exons ATGGCGGCGGCCAgg ctctgctccctgcgCCGGCATCTCCTGTGTTCGCTGATCCCACAGCGCAGCTACCGGGGGAATTCCCCTGTAGATTCCGGGAAGGACGTGCTGGAGATCCCGCTGCCCCCTTGGCAGGAGCGTCCGGAAGAGCCGCTGGACACCAAGAGAGCCCGGCTGCTGTAcgagagcaggaaaagggggaTGCTGGAAAACTGCATCCTGCTCAG cctctttGCCAAGGAAAACCTGGCACGCAtgagcaaggagcagctgaacCGCTACGACCGCCTCATCAACGAGCCCAGTAACGACTGGGACATTTATTACTGGGCCACTG AAGCGAAGCCGACGCCAGCGGAATTCGACAACGACGTGATGGCCATGCTGAGGGAATTTGCCAAAAACAGGAACAGGGAGCAGAGGCTCCGGCAACCGGACCTGGAATATCTGTTTGAGCCACCACGCTGA
- the TMEM216 gene encoding transmembrane protein 216 isoform X2: MAPRGRHRSSAPLQVLLFLNGWYCATYFLLEAFVFVYKVLLLPYPVSNLVLDVVLLLLYLGIEATRIFFGSKGNLCQRKVPLSLSLALTVPAAVLAVYYLLLQTYSLRLEAFLSAILLLFYGLELLLGFLALLSFSSTDPY, translated from the exons ATGGCGCCCAGGG gccGCCATCGCTCCTCGGCTCCGCTgcaggtcctgctcttcctcaaCGGCTGGTACTGCGCCACGTATTTTCTCCTGGAAGCGTTCGTGTTCGTGTACAAAG TGCTCCTCCTGCCCTATCCCGTCTCCAACTTGGTGCTGGACgtggtgctgctcctcctctaCCTCGGCATTGAGGCCACACGCATCTTCTTCG GCTCCAAGGGGAACCTGTGCCAGCGGAAGGTGCCGCTGTCCCTCAGCCTGGCGCTTACAGTGCcggcagctgtgctggctgtgtactatctgctgctccagacatATTCCCTGCGCCTGGAAGCATTCCTGAGCGccatcctgctcctcttctacggcctggagctgctcctgggcttcctggcactgctctcctTCTCCAG CACGGATCCCTACTGA
- the LRRC10B gene encoding leucine-rich repeat-containing protein 10B — protein sequence MGSGGSTGRGARLAAAEGPDGVEQRLEVRGRQVPAELWAQQGLRKLYLSDAGLREVPDELAELQHLRTLALDGNELMEVPEAVCDLPHLAHLYLGRNGLQELPPSFAQLRSLRCLWIEGNFLARFPRALLQLPELRSLQLGDNRLCRLPAALTRMAGLRGLWLYGNRFQEFPPVLLRMDHIRVLDLDRNRIAGFPDLSGLASLRLLSYDHNPVRQPPCVGDEVQLVGDGAQEYMEARQERLQSLQRQEEEGTEAAPVALEDGPEDGPEDGEEESAALTGSPEET from the coding sequence ATGGGCAGCGGCGGCTCCAcggggcgcggggcgcggcTGGCGGCCGCCGAGGGCCCCGACGGCGTGGAGCAGCGGCTGGAGGTGCGGGGCCGGCAGGTCCCGGCCGAGCTGTGGGCTCAGCAGGGGCTGCGGAAGCTCTACCTGAGCGACGCGGGGCTGCGGGAGGTCCCGGACGAGCTGGCGGAGCTGCAGCACCTGCGGACCCTCGCCCTGGACGGCAACGAGCTGATGGAGGTGCCCGAGGCCGTGTGCGACCTGCCCCACCTGGCGCACCTGTACCTGGGCCGCAacgggctgcaggagctgccgcCCTCCTTCGCCCAGCTCCGGAGCCTGCGCTGCCTCTGGATCGAGGGAAACTTCTTGGCGCGCTTCCCCCGcgccctcctgcagctgccggAGCTGCGCAGCCTCCAGCTGGGGGACAACCGGCTGTGCCGGCTGCCCGCGGCGCTGACCCGCATGGCCGGCCTGCGGGGGCTCTGGCTCTACGGGAACCGCTTCCAGGAGTTCCCGCCCGTGCTGCTGCGCATGGATCACATCCGCGTCCTCGACCTGGATCGCAACCGCATCGCCGGCTTCCCGGACCTCAGCGGCCTCGCTTCCCTGCGCCTCCTGTCCTACGACCACAATCCCGTCCGGCAGCCGCCCTGTGTCGGGGATGAAGTGCAGCTGGTGGGGGACGGGGCGCAGGAATACATGGAAGCGCGGCAGGAGCggctgcagagcctgcagcgccaggaggaggagggcacgGAGGCTGCCCCAGTAGCCCTCGAGGATGGGCCGGAGGATGGGCcggaggatggggaggaggaatCTGCGGCCCTGACCGGATCTCCTGAGGAAACGTGA
- the CYB561A3 gene encoding lysosomal membrane ascorbate-dependent ferrireductase CYB561A3 isoform X2, whose product MLNVPFLPFCAFLGTLGLLCVAMVGTWCQHWRGGFSLDGSSRTFNWHPVLMVTGLVVLYGAAALVYRIPNTWSSPKLPWKVLHGSLALGAFVLTVLGLVAVFRFHNAQGTPNMYSLHSWMGLATVLLFSCQWAAGFGAFLLPWAPVWLRALYKPIHVFFGSTILLLSVASCASGINEKLFFSLKNGTMQYKLLPAEAVFANTLGLLILIFGVLVVAALARPSWKRPDSDSPDSRQPLLSAER is encoded by the exons ATGCTGAACGTGcccttcctgcctttctgcGCCTTCCTGGGAACGCTGGGATTGCTCTGCGTGGCCATGGTGGGCACCTGGTGCCAGCACTGGCGCGGGGGCTTTTCCCTGGACGGCAGCTCCCGGACATTCAACTGGCACCCGGTGCTGATGGTGACGGGACTGGTGGTGCTCTACGGCGCAG CCGCCCTGGTTTACCGCATTCCCAacacctggagcagccccaaGCTTCCCTGGAAGGTGCTGCATGGCAGCTTGGCTTTGGGAGCTTTCGTCCTGAccgtgctggggctggtggccgTGTTCCGCTTCCATAACGCTCAAGGGACGCCCAACATGTACTCACTGcacagctggatggggctggcaACCgtcctgctcttctcctgccaG TGGGCAGCGGGTTTTGGAGCGttcctgcttccctgggctCCCGTCTGGCTCCGGGCACTCTACAAGCCCATCCATGTTTTCTTTGGCTCCACCATCCTCCTGCTGTCCGTGGCTTCCTGCGCGTCAGGAATCAACGAGAAGCTTTTCTTCAGCCT gaagaACGGGACCATGCAGTACAAGCTCCTGCCGGCTGAGGCCGTGTTTGCCAACACCCTGGGGCTCCTCATCCTCATTTTTGGGGTGCTGGTGGTGGCTGCCCTGGCCAGGCCCAGCTGGAAGCGCCCGGATTCTGACTCCCCTGACTCCCGCCAG cccctgctctctGCCGAGCGCTGA
- the TMEM138 gene encoding transmembrane protein 138, with protein MLQPSNYSLVLFMQFLLLSYDLFVNSFSELLRTAPAVQLVLFIIQDIAIVFNVIIIFLMFFNTYVFQAGLVNLLFHKFKGTILLSAAYLALSISFHVWIMNLRWRDSSRFIWTEGLQTLFVFQRLAAVLYCYFYKRTAVHLGDPLFYQDSLWLRKEFAHFRG; from the exons ATGCTTCAGCCCAGCAACTACAGCCTGGTGCTGTTCATGcagttcctgctgctttcctacGACCTCTTTGTGAATTCCTTCTCGGAGCTGCTCCGCACGGCTCCGGCCGTGCAGCTCGTCCTCTTCAT CATCCAGGACATCGCCATCGTCTTCAACGTCATCATCATCTTCCTCATGTTCTTCAACACCTACGTGTTCCAGGCGGGGTTGGTCAATCTCCTCTTCCATAAGTTCAAGGGAACCATCCTGCTCTCCGCAGCCTACCTGGCGCTCAGCATCTCCTTCCATGTCTGGATTATG AACCTGCGCTGGCGTGACTCCAGCCGCTTCATCTGGACCGAAGGCCTCCAGACcctgtttgttttccagaggcTGG CGGCCGTGCTCTACTGCTACTTCTACAAGCGGACAGCTGTGCACCTGGGAGACCCCCTCTTCTACCAGGATTCACTCTGGCTCCGCAAGGAATTCGCCCACTTCCGTGGCTGA
- the LOC136362129 gene encoding uncharacterized protein yields the protein MPSLPQDSPAAGLGTGFPLVRGPPSELMGFYTTTYEAAFGKRPTGSPQKFEGGRVLGAEPPSDRSLRPLLGVHAGSGYVTNNYSALSSVVFPHVERQDTDVSTTSEDFKLFGHPDFRRMLPQHVDEPECRYPTGFSLSRLRFGEVRAPKAAKESGTWSCGTSPAQPGVPQRATGLLDFTATTPKSDLTLPEQPVGPEPAECPVPPPLSPPGDTFALPRVGDGQMDSFPAVCSAPQPAMSHPAPFAPPELQVGPKGVTTEKEPLTYGAVQNQYLTKLSPMAPIAPGWWTQTPNMWAPRSVEGVQIPSPSGFSTNNRPTNLWRIDDPLT from the exons ATGCCGTCCCTGCCGCAGGACTCGCCCGCCGCGGGACTGGGGACGGGGTTCCCGCTGGTGAGAGGGCCCCCCTCCGAGCTCATGGGCTTTTACACCACCACCTACGAGGCGGCCTTTGGGAAGAGGCCCACGGGGTCACCCCAAAAGTTCGAGGGGGGGCGAGTTTTGGGGGCTGAGCCCCCCAGTGACAGGAGCCTGCGCCCCCTCCTCGGCGTCCACGCCGGCTCGGGATACGTCACCAACAACTACTCGGCGCTCTCCTCCGTCGTCTTTCCACACGTGGAGCG ccaggacACCGACGTGTCCACCACCTCGGAGGACTTCAAGCTCTTCGGGCACCCGGATTTCCGAAGGATGTTGCCCCAGCACGTGGATGAGCCGGAGTGTCGGTATCCCACTGGCTTCTCCCTTTCACGCCTCCGTTTCGGGGAGGTGAGAGCCCCGAAAGCAGCCAAGGAAtctggcacctggagctgcGGCACCAGTCCTGCCCAGCCAG GTGTCCCACAGAGGGCAACAGGGCTGTTGGACTTCACCGCGACGACCCCGAAGAGTGACCTCACCCTGCCAGAGCAGCCCGTGGGCCCCGAGCCCGCCGAGTGCCCTGTCCCCCCACCCCTCAGCCCCCCAGGGGACACTTTCGCCCTCCCACGCGTTGGTGATGGTCAGATGGATTCCTTTCCTGCCGTCTGCAGTGCT ccccagcctgccaTGAGCCACCCTGCCCCCTTTGCGCCCCCGGAGCTCCAAGTGGGACCCAAGGGAGTCACTACCGAGAAG GAGCCGTTGACGTACGGCGCTGTCCAAAACCAGTACCTGACCAAGCTCTCGCCAATGGCCCCCATAGCACCGG GCTGGTGGACACAGACTCCAAACATGTGGGCACCGAGATCCGTGGAGGGAGTCCAGATCCCATCTCCCAGCGGCTTCAGCACCAACAACCGCCCCACCAACCTGTGGCGCATCGATGACCCCCTGACTTGA
- the TMEM216 gene encoding transmembrane protein 216 isoform X1, with product MAPRGRHRSSAPLQVLLFLNGWYCATYFLLEAFVFVYKVLLLPYPVSNLVLDVVLLLLYLGIEATRIFFGSKGNLCQRKVPLSLSLALTVPAAVLAVYYLLLQTYSLRLEAFLSAILLLFYGLELLLGFLALLSFSRCCILGTGGPGAGAARKATGALYKRLTTSSEFITQFQPIQRQI from the exons ATGGCGCCCAGGG gccGCCATCGCTCCTCGGCTCCGCTgcaggtcctgctcttcctcaaCGGCTGGTACTGCGCCACGTATTTTCTCCTGGAAGCGTTCGTGTTCGTGTACAAAG TGCTCCTCCTGCCCTATCCCGTCTCCAACTTGGTGCTGGACgtggtgctgctcctcctctaCCTCGGCATTGAGGCCACACGCATCTTCTTCG GCTCCAAGGGGAACCTGTGCCAGCGGAAGGTGCCGCTGTCCCTCAGCCTGGCGCTTACAGTGCcggcagctgtgctggctgtgtactatctgctgctccagacatATTCCCTGCGCCTGGAAGCATTCCTGAGCGccatcctgctcctcttctacggcctggagctgctcctgggcttcctggcactgctctcctTCTCCAGGTGCTGCATCCTGGGAACTGGGGGACCCGGCGCAGGAGCTGCCAG GAAGGCAACAGGAGCGCTGTATAAAAGACTGACAACGTCATCCGAGTTTATTACACAATTCCAACCTATCCAAAGACAAATCTAA
- the CYB561A3 gene encoding lysosomal membrane ascorbate-dependent ferrireductase CYB561A3 isoform X1 — translation MAAPSDEEGAVGPRCHHRPTAMLNVPFLPFCAFLGTLGLLCVAMVGTWCQHWRGGFSLDGSSRTFNWHPVLMVTGLVVLYGAAALVYRIPNTWSSPKLPWKVLHGSLALGAFVLTVLGLVAVFRFHNAQGTPNMYSLHSWMGLATVLLFSCQWAAGFGAFLLPWAPVWLRALYKPIHVFFGSTILLLSVASCASGINEKLFFSLKNGTMQYKLLPAEAVFANTLGLLILIFGVLVVAALARPSWKRPDSDSPDSRQPLLSAER, via the exons atggcggcgcccAGTGACGAGGAGGGGGCGGTGGGGCCCAG GTGCCACCACCGCCCCACGGCCATGCTGAACGTGcccttcctgcctttctgcGCCTTCCTGGGAACGCTGGGATTGCTCTGCGTGGCCATGGTGGGCACCTGGTGCCAGCACTGGCGCGGGGGCTTTTCCCTGGACGGCAGCTCCCGGACATTCAACTGGCACCCGGTGCTGATGGTGACGGGACTGGTGGTGCTCTACGGCGCAG CCGCCCTGGTTTACCGCATTCCCAacacctggagcagccccaaGCTTCCCTGGAAGGTGCTGCATGGCAGCTTGGCTTTGGGAGCTTTCGTCCTGAccgtgctggggctggtggccgTGTTCCGCTTCCATAACGCTCAAGGGACGCCCAACATGTACTCACTGcacagctggatggggctggcaACCgtcctgctcttctcctgccaG TGGGCAGCGGGTTTTGGAGCGttcctgcttccctgggctCCCGTCTGGCTCCGGGCACTCTACAAGCCCATCCATGTTTTCTTTGGCTCCACCATCCTCCTGCTGTCCGTGGCTTCCTGCGCGTCAGGAATCAACGAGAAGCTTTTCTTCAGCCT gaagaACGGGACCATGCAGTACAAGCTCCTGCCGGCTGAGGCCGTGTTTGCCAACACCCTGGGGCTCCTCATCCTCATTTTTGGGGTGCTGGTGGTGGCTGCCCTGGCCAGGCCCAGCTGGAAGCGCCCGGATTCTGACTCCCCTGACTCCCGCCAG cccctgctctctGCCGAGCGCTGA
- the CPSF7 gene encoding cleavage and polyadenylation specificity factor subunit 7, giving the protein MSEGVDLIDIYADEEFTQDPEFSNADQMDLYDDVLAASSQPQEKRSSSSEAPPEIRQEPSPKPNSKPPAILYTYSGLRNKRAAVYVGSFSWWTTDQQLIQTIRSIGVYDVVELKFAENRANGQSKGYAEVVVASENSVHKLLELLPGKILNGDKVEVRLATRQNLSQFEAQARKRVPPRAHSRDSMDAVDGRATPTENALPPARMEKPPSVLPFFSRPPALPLMGLPPPPMPPPPPLSSAFGVPPPPPGIPYQHLLPPPPRLPPPLAVPPPGAVPPALHLNPAFFPPPTAALGPPPDTYGKAMAPYNHSSRELGPPIPAVSEGEFEEIMNRNRAISSSAISKAVSGASAGDYSNAIETLLTAIAVIKQSRVASDERCRVLLSSLKDCLHGIEAKSYSSSSSSSSRKRHRSRERSPSRSRESSRRHRDLLHSDDRHEDYFPERSREHERHRDRDRDRDRHH; this is encoded by the exons ATGTCCGAGGGAGTGGATCTGATTGACATCTACGCCGACGAGGAGTTCACCCAG GACCCGGAGTTCAGTAATGCTGACCAGATGGATCTCTACGACGACGTGTTAgcagccagctcccagccccaggaaaagCGTTCCAGCAGCTCGGAAGCACCTCCGGAGATCCGTCAGGAGCCGTCTCCCAAGCCTAACAGCAAACCCCCAGCCATCCTGTACACCTACAGCGGGCTCCGGAACAAGAGGGCCGCCGTCTACGTCGGGAGCTTCTCCTGG TGGACGACTGACCAGCAGCTGATCCAGACCATCCGCTCCATCGGAGTCTACGACGTGGTGGAGCTGAAATTCGCAGAGAACCGAGCCAATGGCCAATCCAAGGG GTACGCGGAGGTGGTGGTCGCCTCTGAGAACTCTGTCCATAAACTCCTGGAGCTGCTTCCTGGAAAGATCCTGAACGGAGACAAGGTGGAGGTGAGGCTGGCGACCCGGCAGAACCTGTCGCAGTTCGAGGCTCAGGCTCGCAAAC GTGTGCCACCACGGGCCCACTCCCGGGATTCCATGGACGCGGTGGACGGCCGGGCGACGCCGACGGAGAACGCGCTGCCCCCTGCCCGCATGGAGAAGCCCCCCTCGGTCCTGCCCTTCTTCAGCCGCCCCCCAGCGCTGCCCCTCATGGGGCTGCCCCCCCCTCCCAtgcccccgccgcctcccctctcctctgctttcGGAGTCCCTCCGCCTCCTCCCGGAATTCCCTACCAGCACCTGCTGCCGCCGCCACCCCGGCTGCCCCcgcccctggctgtgcccccgCCGGGGGCTGTGCCCCCCGCCCTGCACCTCAATCCCGCCTTCTTCCCGCCACCCACCGCCGCCCTGGGGCCCCCTCCGGATACCTACGGCAAGGCCATGGCTCCCTACAACCACAGCAG CCGGGAGCTGGGCCCACCGATCCCGGCCGTGAGCGAAGGCGAGTTTGAGGAGATCATGAACCGCAACCGCGCCATCTCCAGCAGCGCCATCTCCAAGGCGGTGTCCGGCGCCAGCGCAG ggGATTACAGCAACGCCATCGAGACGCTGCTCACGGCCATTGCCGTCATCAAGCAGTCGCGCGTGGCCAGCGACGAGCGGTGCCGcgtcctcctctcctccctcaaAGATTGCCTGCATGGAATTGAGGCCAAAtcctacagcagcagctccagcagcagctcgaG GAAAAGGCACCGATCCCGGGAGCGCTCTCCCAGCCGGTCCCGCGAGAGCAGCCGGCGGCACCGGGATCTGCTCCACAGCGACGATCGGCACGAGGATTATTTCCCGGAGCGGAGCCGGGAGCACGAGCGGCAtcgggacagggacagagacagggaccGGCACCACTGA